One Nostocoides sp. HKS02 genomic window carries:
- a CDS encoding RNA polymerase sigma factor, whose translation MVQLTFTEPGQAATVEQLIENARCGDREAFAELYANHVRQARRYARRLVLDDHLAEELVAEAFARTWQQLAAGGGPRVAFMGYLRAVVLRLHVNRLRADRRLRWVADIEDAALANPDLAARILEESPEHLVLEALFNQRMREALATLPERWQRVLVMVYVENLPYQDVADELGLSVGGARQLGLRARRGMRKALTDLADQVAAAA comes from the coding sequence ATGGTCCAACTCACCTTCACGGAGCCCGGGCAGGCGGCGACCGTTGAGCAACTGATCGAGAATGCCCGCTGTGGCGACCGCGAGGCATTCGCCGAGCTGTATGCAAACCACGTCCGGCAGGCGCGGCGCTACGCACGGCGGCTGGTCCTCGATGACCACCTCGCTGAGGAGCTGGTCGCCGAGGCGTTCGCACGGACGTGGCAGCAACTAGCTGCAGGCGGCGGCCCTCGGGTGGCCTTCATGGGTTACCTACGGGCCGTCGTGCTACGCCTGCACGTGAACCGGCTCCGCGCTGACCGCCGCCTGCGCTGGGTCGCTGACATTGAGGACGCGGCCCTCGCCAACCCCGACCTCGCAGCCCGGATCCTCGAGGAGTCCCCGGAGCACCTTGTGCTCGAAGCACTGTTCAACCAGCGGATGCGAGAGGCCTTGGCGACGCTACCTGAGCGGTGGCAGCGGGTCCTGGTGATGGTCTACGTGGAGAACCTTCCCTACCAGGACGTCGCCGACGAGCTCGGACTCAGCGTGGGCGGCGCGCGCCAGCTCGGCCTGCGGGCCAGGCGCGGCATGCGCAAGGCGTTGACGGACCTCGCCGATCAGGTCGCCGCTGCCGCCTGA
- a CDS encoding polysaccharide biosynthesis tyrosine autokinase → MELADYLRVARAYWRGVLACVLLGAALAVAVSLVQPKVYQADASGFVSTGTSTSASDASISDLLAKSRAASYVDLATSRPTAQTVIDALHLKVDPAALITMVTVTQPLDTVLIKVSARADTPRAAQALADAWVEAVKTQVDAVENPSGAASQALHIVPIESAELPTFPISPNPTRNVAVGSTVGLLLGLGYAVVRSQLDRRLRRAEDVEGAFGVTVAATIPTSPAMVRRVGSRVSLVVSRGLRHADDPAHSAEAFFKLRTNLQFMDVDNPPRVIVVTSPLPGDGKSTIAANLAAALSLADRDVVLIDGDLRRPVVAESFGLVEGIGLTDVLIGRVEFDEVAQQVVGLPHLRVLGAGGTPPNPSELLGSRAMQRLLKKLAERGLTVIIDAPPLLPVTDGALLTASADGALVVVSAGRTLDTQLRDALTSLTAVQGHTLGVVLNRAAPNSSATGYYGAYYGADTRASRIRLRRAAG, encoded by the coding sequence ATGGAACTGGCCGACTACCTCAGGGTCGCGCGGGCGTACTGGCGCGGGGTTCTCGCGTGCGTCCTTCTCGGCGCAGCCCTGGCCGTCGCAGTCAGTCTCGTCCAGCCCAAGGTCTACCAGGCTGACGCGAGCGGCTTCGTCAGCACCGGGACGAGCACCAGTGCCTCCGACGCGTCGATCAGCGACCTGCTGGCCAAGTCGCGGGCTGCGTCCTACGTCGACCTTGCCACCTCGCGGCCGACAGCACAGACCGTGATCGACGCGCTCCACCTCAAGGTCGACCCCGCCGCCCTCATCACGATGGTGACGGTGACTCAGCCACTCGACACCGTGCTCATCAAGGTCAGCGCGAGAGCCGACACGCCGCGCGCCGCCCAGGCCCTGGCCGACGCCTGGGTGGAGGCAGTGAAGACCCAGGTCGACGCCGTCGAGAACCCCTCGGGCGCGGCGTCGCAGGCGCTGCACATTGTTCCGATCGAGTCCGCAGAGCTGCCCACCTTCCCGATCTCGCCGAATCCCACCCGGAACGTCGCCGTGGGGAGCACGGTCGGCCTGCTGCTGGGTCTGGGGTATGCCGTGGTGCGCAGTCAGCTGGATCGAAGGCTGCGGCGCGCGGAGGATGTCGAAGGAGCCTTCGGCGTGACCGTCGCGGCCACCATCCCCACCAGCCCGGCGATGGTCCGACGGGTCGGATCGCGGGTCTCCCTCGTCGTGTCCCGGGGGTTACGGCACGCCGACGACCCTGCCCACTCCGCCGAGGCCTTTTTCAAGTTGCGCACCAATCTGCAGTTCATGGATGTGGACAACCCGCCGCGGGTGATCGTGGTGACCAGTCCACTTCCCGGGGACGGCAAGTCCACCATCGCCGCCAACCTCGCCGCGGCCCTGTCCCTTGCCGACCGCGACGTCGTCCTCATCGACGGCGACCTGCGGCGTCCCGTCGTCGCCGAGTCCTTCGGCCTGGTCGAGGGCATCGGCCTGACCGACGTGCTCATCGGGCGGGTCGAGTTCGACGAGGTCGCGCAGCAGGTGGTCGGGCTACCCCACCTGCGGGTACTCGGCGCCGGAGGCACGCCTCCCAACCCGAGCGAGCTGTTGGGCTCGCGCGCGATGCAACGTCTCCTCAAGAAGCTGGCCGAGCGCGGCCTCACCGTCATCATCGACGCGCCCCCGCTCCTGCCGGTTACGGACGGCGCGCTCCTGACCGCATCCGCCGACGGCGCCCTGGTCGTGGTCTCTGCGGGACGCACCCTCGACACCCAGCTCCGCGACGCCCTGACCAGCTTGACCGCCGTCCAAGGACACACCCTGGGGGTCGTCCTCAACCGCGCCGCGCCCAACTCGTCCGCGACCGGCTACTACGGCGCGTACTACGGCGCCGATACCCGGGCCTCACGGATCCGTCTACGGCGGGCCGCGGGGTGA
- a CDS encoding WhiB family transcriptional regulator, with protein sequence MASLTRLFTTIDEAMRRPGAKAPCADQDPGLWFSENWQDIERAKRFCRACPVREACLDGAVERRETGVWGGQLLDRGHLSKRFALRRSTG encoded by the coding sequence GTGGCGAGCCTCACCCGACTTTTCACGACCATCGACGAGGCGATGCGAAGGCCGGGGGCCAAGGCGCCGTGCGCCGACCAGGACCCCGGGCTGTGGTTCTCCGAGAACTGGCAAGACATCGAGCGCGCCAAGCGCTTCTGTCGGGCTTGTCCGGTCCGCGAGGCCTGCCTCGACGGGGCTGTCGAGCGCCGCGAGACGGGGGTCTGGGGTGGCCAGCTGCTCGACCGCGGCCACCTCTCGAAACGATTCGCGCTGCGCCGGTCAACCGGCTAG
- a CDS encoding RNA polymerase sigma factor, which yields MTVPLDLSEVDDVELTSRAREGDERAVVELWTRHYPAALTTARRVARQPRDAEELASDAFSGMLAALSSGGGPTGSVRAYLLTSVRNGVTTRARRANASDILTDEDSVLENAARVPPDPVAAAGELGLMREAFATLPTRWQHVLWRTAVDHESNIAVATELGVSANAVAALARRARQGLRAAYVQVHVSRGAVEPGCAPYIGGLAAMLTTSEGTTATAEHVRGCARCTERLAELRRVDQNLAGVLSPALLALLPGGLGTLMAAAPAGAGAATSGAATSGVATSGPATSGPAASGSANWVALATAAVVGGSLLTWALWPERPVVDQVKAAQTRTLTSTPTSSPPTTATQPPTSTRPPAPTPSRRPSSPPSPRSTTPRPVVAPPPSVPSATSTSITTSTTTQPLGQLAAGLAMGGPTTSPFIQVSASGQEVAGGLSLSLSVPTGVVLVSSSGSWHGCAQSGTTITCTASAAPAATGQSWSGTISTRWAAGASGAVSAVVTGTYRSGSAASARAATRWPPP from the coding sequence ATGACCGTGCCCCTTGATCTCTCCGAGGTCGACGACGTCGAGCTCACCTCTCGCGCCCGCGAGGGCGACGAGCGCGCCGTCGTTGAGCTGTGGACGCGGCACTATCCCGCGGCCCTGACGACGGCTCGTCGCGTCGCTCGACAGCCGCGCGACGCCGAGGAGCTCGCATCCGACGCGTTCTCCGGCATGTTGGCGGCGCTGAGCTCGGGCGGAGGTCCCACCGGGTCCGTCCGCGCATACCTGCTGACCTCGGTTCGCAACGGTGTGACGACGCGCGCCCGGAGGGCCAACGCCTCCGACATCCTCACCGACGAGGACTCCGTCCTCGAGAACGCCGCCAGGGTGCCCCCGGATCCGGTCGCGGCCGCTGGCGAGCTAGGCCTGATGCGTGAAGCGTTCGCCACCCTGCCGACGCGCTGGCAGCACGTCTTGTGGCGGACCGCGGTCGACCACGAGTCCAACATCGCGGTCGCCACCGAACTGGGGGTCAGTGCCAACGCGGTGGCCGCGCTGGCGCGGCGTGCCCGACAAGGGCTGCGAGCGGCATACGTGCAGGTGCACGTCTCACGGGGGGCGGTCGAGCCCGGGTGCGCGCCCTACATCGGGGGCTTGGCGGCGATGCTGACGACGTCCGAGGGGACGACGGCCACTGCCGAGCACGTCCGCGGCTGCGCGCGCTGCACCGAGCGGCTCGCCGAACTGAGGAGAGTGGACCAGAACCTCGCCGGCGTGCTCAGCCCGGCACTGCTCGCGCTGCTGCCGGGTGGCCTGGGCACCTTGATGGCAGCCGCTCCCGCTGGCGCGGGCGCTGCCACGAGCGGAGCTGCCACGAGCGGAGTTGCCACGAGCGGGCCTGCCACGAGCGGCCCTGCCGCGTCGGGCTCCGCCAACTGGGTTGCGCTGGCCACGGCCGCGGTCGTCGGCGGGAGCCTGCTCACCTGGGCCCTGTGGCCAGAGCGGCCCGTCGTCGATCAGGTCAAGGCGGCACAGACGCGGACGCTGACCTCGACGCCGACCAGCAGCCCTCCCACCACGGCCACGCAGCCGCCCACCAGCACGCGGCCCCCGGCTCCCACACCGTCACGGCGCCCGTCCAGCCCACCGTCTCCACGGAGCACTACTCCGCGGCCGGTGGTTGCGCCTCCTCCGTCGGTGCCGTCGGCTACCTCGACCTCCATCACGACCTCGACGACTACGCAGCCCCTGGGGCAGCTCGCCGCCGGATTGGCGATGGGCGGCCCGACGACGTCCCCCTTCATCCAGGTCTCTGCCTCTGGGCAGGAAGTGGCCGGGGGCCTGAGCCTGAGTCTGTCGGTGCCTACAGGCGTCGTCCTGGTCAGCTCCTCCGGATCGTGGCACGGGTGTGCCCAGAGCGGCACGACCATCACGTGTACTGCATCGGCGGCTCCGGCAGCGACCGGTCAGTCGTGGTCCGGAACGATCTCGACGCGGTGGGCCGCCGGAGCCAGTGGGGCCGTGAGCGCCGTCGTCACTGGCACGTATCGATCCGGGTCTGCGGCCTCCGCGAGGGCCGCGACTCGGTGGCCACCCCCGTGA
- a CDS encoding LytR C-terminal domain-containing protein, with protein MSPRPAAPDLDPRIWRSRRNRKLAAFLCLPGLTLGTVTLVGANAAGLLDSRVDRICTASAHVLPKAGSVRVGVYNASGVAGMASRTAAQLATKGFRVVSIGNAPETRWFTGAPRVIHGTGGTDQAALVASSLPGAVQVSDGRGDSSVDVLLGAGPAVSAMRPAATHSTAPACG; from the coding sequence GTGTCGCCTCGGCCTGCCGCGCCTGACCTGGACCCGCGCATCTGGCGCAGCCGCCGCAATCGCAAGCTCGCGGCATTCCTCTGCCTGCCCGGTCTGACGTTGGGCACGGTCACCTTGGTGGGTGCGAATGCCGCCGGACTCCTTGACAGCAGGGTCGACCGGATCTGCACCGCCTCAGCGCACGTCCTCCCGAAGGCCGGCTCCGTGAGGGTGGGGGTCTACAACGCCTCGGGTGTTGCCGGAATGGCCTCGCGCACGGCTGCGCAACTGGCAACGAAGGGATTTCGGGTCGTGTCCATCGGCAACGCACCGGAGACGCGGTGGTTCACGGGCGCCCCCCGGGTCATCCACGGCACAGGTGGAACGGACCAGGCTGCCCTGGTTGCCTCGAGCCTGCCGGGCGCGGTGCAGGTGTCAGACGGCCGAGGCGACAGCAGCGTGGACGTGCTCCTGGGTGCCGGCCCGGCGGTCAGCGCGATGCGCCCTGCCGCCACACACTCAACTGCCCCCGCCTGCGGCTGA